The genomic window GTCGTTGAGCGTGCAAGCAATGCTAGTGAAGCGTTTATAAAAGTTGGCGATATTCTTATTAAGCTTGTCGAAGTTAAAAATTACAAAGCTCCCGATAACTCAAAAAGCCATATATGTTTTTATATTGATGAAGAAGATTTTGATGATGCACTTGATGAACTAGAGGAAAAGAATATCAATATTGTATATGGCCCTGAGAATATACGCAAAGGTCGGCTTGTTGTATTTACTGACCCTGATGGTAATAAAATAGAGCTACGGTATCCAAGGCCTGTCCGTTATAATTATTTTCCTGCCATGCAGCTAAACCTTACAGTTCCAATTATTCCCATTGGAGTTTTTGGCGATAGTTCTAAAATAATTATCGTTGCTGAAATGCTGTGCAGGTATGGATTCAATTGTATTGAAATCACTTTAAGGACACCACAGGCTCTGGAATGTATTACCATACTGCGAAAATCCTTCCCACAATTGCTGATAGGGGCAGGCAGTGTGCTAACGGTGGATGATTTTATGGCTTCTGTTGATGCAGGTGCATCATTTGTTGTATCACCTTGTGTCAATGATTCATTAATTGAGCTATCGCACAAAACTACTAATGTTACGTATATTCCAGGTTTCACAACTCCTACTGAATTTGCCCATGCCTTACAAATAGGCAGTACAACGTTAAAATTTTTTCCAGCAGAGTATGCTGGTGGTGCAGCCTATCTTAAAGCAATGTTAGAGCCCTTTGTCAGGTTTTCATTTTCCATTATACCTACAGGCGGCATTTTACCTCATGCTATAAAGGATTATCGTGCAATTCCACAGGTTTTGGCATGCGGCATGTCGTATATTGTTGAAAGCAAATTAATTGAAAGCAATAATTTTGATATTCTTGAAAATCGTATAAAAGAAACCTTAGAAAAAATAGCATAGTACATGCCCCTTTATAAAATTATAGAACAGGCAGTCCTTAAGCGTGAAGCGCTTTTTAATAATGCAGAAACTAATGCATTCAGGTTATTCAATAGCAGTGGTGATAATTGTGAGGGGTTAATCATTGATTACTATAATGGATATGTACTATTGCAATTGTATGATAGCTCATTGTATAGCATCTATCACAAGATAAGCAAATATTGTAAAACAATACTTAACTCGTTACATATACCGGTTAATGGAATATTACTTAAAGATAGATCAAAAGTTAATGACCCTCAAAGAATTGCTCAAATTAGAAAAAGCATCCTTGTGGAAGGGGACCTACCACCTGAGAAATTTATAGTAAAACAGAACAATATAGCGGCGTATGTGGATCTTATAAATGGTCAGAATACCGGTGTTTTTCTTGATATGAGAGTGGTGCGCAGTAAAATGGCTGCATACTATATGAAGGGTGGTAATCTGTGCAACCTTTTTTGTTACACTGGACTATTTTCAGTACATGCTTTAAAAAATGGAGTACAACATGCTGTAAACGTTGATATTTCACAATCAGTTTTAAACAGGGCAAAACAAAATTATCTTTTAAATAATATTGCTTACGATTCAAGAGATTTTGTTAAAATTGACTGCAAGCAGTATTTAAAAAAAGCATTGAAACATAATACTCCCTTTAATTTTGTAATATTTGACCCGCCAACATTTTCGCGCAATAAAAAACAAAATTTCAGCGTTAAAACTCATTATAGTGATTTTTGTGCATTAATTCAAACTATTGCTCGTAGCGGATATGTTCTTACCACTATCAATGCAGTTTCCATTAGTGTACATGATTATAGGTCATTGCACCCAAAAGACTGGAAATTAGAGTTCCTGGACCATGAACCCGATGATTTTCCCTATATCAAACCCTACTTGAAAGCTGGTTTGTGGAAAATACCGTAAAATTTATAATTAATCCTTGACTTGTAAATTAATAGTTTCGACAATATTTATAGGCAAATGTCCGTTTTTTTTATGATAAAATGAAAAAGTAGCATTGTTGATGCTTATTTATATTAAACAGTTGGCAAGGTTATACTTTATTTTATTGGTCAGGATAGCGCAATGATTGTATTCTATATAGCTGTTGTGATTGTAATATCAGGTGTTTTGCTTATTCTATATTCTGAGTTTTTTGAAGTAGCTATCAAGAAAACACTCCCTGACGATAGATTTGTACCTGATTATGATAATGAAGTTATTGTATCAAAAACTGATAAGTCAAAAGGGCTGGCTGTATCAAAAAATAATGATGTGGATGTTGAGGAATTGCCAGAAATAGATATTGTACTAGAAGATAGAATTACTACCAATTTACCAAATGACAGTAATGTAGCTAAAGATACCAGATCTCATATACCAAAGGGTAAAAAAGGGTATGAAGTTGTGATGTATGTAGATAGCAGTGGCACTATTGGAAATATTTCTGATTCTGTGGCAACAAATGACTTTAGTTTTTTAACAAGAATTGGATCTGGTCATTTACAATATATACAACAGGGAATTAATATTACAATTGATAACAAATTGTATCGGTATGATTTTTTCCGCATATCTTCCCTAAAAGCACATGAAAATTATATGCTATTTACAGTAAAAGGAAAAAATGCTGTTCATTGTATTGTACTTAATGAAGATTCTGATATTTTACTGGATATTGAAAAAGAGTATAATAATTTTAATGAATCTTAAATGCAGGGGTTGATTACTATGTATTATCGCTATACATCACGACAAAGAAAAAAAATTACCACAAAATGGGTAATTAATGCTGTTTTAATAGCATGCATAATTTATGTGGTACACCACTATCATCAGTATATATTTTTCTGGAAATATACATTAAATAAATTACAGGCCAAAATTGAAGCTGCATCAAATCAGCCAGATACTACTATACGGCAGAAGCAGTTGAAGGATCTTTGCAGTGCTGTTACCAAATATGCTGAAAGCAATCCAATGAGTTCAGATGCTTTTTATCTGTTGGGCGAAACGTATTATCATTATGCTTATAGCCTTTTAAATAAACCCATATATACACTCTATGATGACACTGTATTGCAAAATATTTCTGCTGATATACGGCAGCACTTCCTTTTAGCAATTAAAGCCATAAATAAAGGGATAGCCCTTGGCGGCAGATCTTCAATTAGTGATAATACAAGAGTCAGTTACGCTGCATCATTATATTGCAGTGGATATTATCCTGTTAATGAAATATATACAATTGTACAAAAAGTTTCTAATGTGCAAAAACTATCGTTACAGAATATAAGAATGTATTCTCTCATAGCTATAAAAAGTGGACATTTTGAAGAAGGGATTGAGCTAGTAAAGGTAAAAGGGGTTTCAGATAATATTGAAGGGAGAATGTTTTTGGCTGCATCTTATCTTTACGCAAATCAGCAAAGCAATGCTATTATTGAGTATAGAAATATACTTCAGAGTTCAAGGGACAATACCATTGTAAAAGCAGTTCATATAGAATTGGGTAAGATATTTTACAGGAAAGGTGTATACTCGCAATCGCTTGAGCACTTGAATGCGGCTTTACAAATTGATGACCATGATGTGCAGTGCAAACTGTGGTTGGGTAAAGTATATTCTGCTGTAGGTAATATATCCCAGGCAAAGGCATTATGGAGTGAGGTTCTTTTAATTGATTCAGATAATACCGAAGCCAAGCGCTTGCTAGGGATAATGTAATCTTTTTTAGCATTTGATAAAAAATTTTAACGATAATCGCTTGACAAAAATTGAAGGAAAGTATCATTCAAATGCAAATAATATGCTGATTATCAATTTTTTGACTAAAAAGGTAAATTTATTATGATCTTCGATTCTGTATACAGTTTATTTTCCAATGATATGGGTATTGATTTGGGAACTGCCAATACCTTAGTACATGTCAAGGGACAGGGTATTGTTTTGAGTGAACCTTCTGTTGTTGCTGTTCAAACAAGTACTGGCAAAGTACTGGCTGTTGGCCATGAGGCAAAGAGGATGCTAGGAAGAACTCCGGGAGATATTGTTGCAATACGACCGATGAAAGATGGTGTTATTGCTGATTTTGAAACAGTTGAAAAGATGATACGATATTTCATACAAAAGGTGCATAAACGTACAACGCTGGTTAGGCCAAGGGTTGTGATTGGTGTCCCATCAGGCATTACTGAGGTAGAAAAGCGTGCGGTTCGTGAGTCTGCGGAGCAAGCCGGAGCACGTGAAATTTATCTTATTGAAGAAGCTCTTGCAGCAGCTATTGGAGCTAATATACCAATTCACGAGCCTGCAGGCCATATGATTGTTGATATTGGTGGTGGTACAACTGAGATTGCTGTTATCTCGCTTGGTGGCATGGTTATAGCTGATTCGATAAGGATAGCAGGGGATGAGTTTGATGAAGCCATTATAAAATATATGAGGACTCAGTACAATCTGGTGATAGGCGAGCGAATGGCCGAAGATGTAAAATTCAGACTGGGCAATGCCTTCCCTGAAAAGAAAATTGAAACTATGGAATTAAAAGGACGTGATGCTATTTCTGGTTTACCACGTACTTTAGAGATAGATTCAACGGAAATAAGAAAAGCTTTAAAAGAACCTGTAGATCAGATACTAGATGCTATTAAACATACATTGGAACGGACCCCACCTGAGTTGGCAGCGGATATAGTTGAGCGTGGGATTGTGCTTTCAGGCGGTGGATCATTATTAAAGGGTCTTGATAAGTATATTAGCAAAGAAACCGGTGTTCCAGTTATACGGGCTGAAAATCCATTGACATGTGTTGTGATGGGAGCCGGTAAATTCCTTGAGGAAATTAAAAACCTTTACCGCTCTAATTTGAAGTAGTTCCGCTGTATTTCTTTCTCTATACAGATGCTCTTGCGTGTCGCAGGAGTATTTATTTTATTTTTAAATGATGGGTCTGCTGTGGAATTCTTTATAAGGCACAAAACAATTGTACTATTTGTAATATTTACTCTGTTTTGTTTCATCTCACTCTCTTTACAATCAACAGGGGTAACAAATGTTGTAGAGGGGGCAGGTAATGCAGTTATTTTTCCATTTCAGAAGTTATATCATGCCATACAGACAAATCTTTCACTCTTATGGTCAGGTTTTTCGCAACTTCGAAATGCACAGGAAGAACTGGAAAAAACTAGATTACGCTTACAGCAGTATGAATCAGTTGCTGAAGAGTTAGAGGAAATCAAAAGAGAAAATGAACAGCTCAGAAATCTTTTAGGACTGAAACAGCGATTAAAATATGAATCGGTTTTAGCTACTATTATATCAAAAGACCCAGACAACTGGTTCAGGACAATAATTATTAACAGAGGAAGTTCTGACGGCATTGAAGTAAATATGCCGGTGGTTGCTTTTTTTGGTGATGAAAAAGCAATCGTAGGTAAAATAATTGAAGTGAGAAGATCAATAGCACGGATTTTGCCAATTATTTCTCCTGATTTAAAAATAGGGGTTATATTTCAGGAAAGCCGTTATCCGGGACTCTTAAGTGGCTATTCGGCTATTGGTAAATTATGTGTAATTGATTATGTTGATAAAACTGCAACTGTAAAAGCTGGTGATATTGTCATCACTTCAGGTCAGGGAGGTATTTTCCCCCAAGGGCTATTGGTAGGAGTAGCTATTAAATCGTTCCCATCTGAATCCGGTGCATTTCAGCGTGTTTTAGTAAAACCGTATATAAATTTTGATCTAATTGAAAATGTAGTAGTTATTAAAAAAGAACCGGATGAAGAGATCTTAAAATTAATACAGGAAGAACCGCAACTATGATAGTAATGTATCTTATAACTGGTGCACTTTTGTTAGCATCACTTATCATTCAGGGGCATTCTTCCTTTGATGTCCTGCGAATTGGGGGTGTAAAACCTGATCTTGTGTTTATCGTCGTTGTTTATTTTGCTTATAGCTTTGGTTCTTTATATGGTGAAGTAACGGGTTTTATAGGTGGATTATTGCATGATGCAATTTCCAATTCTCCCCTGGGGTTGCTAGCGTTCCCTAAAATGGCTTTAGGGTACATAATTGGTTTTTTTGGAAGGTCAATTTTCAAAGAAAATCTTTTTACAGTTTTTTTGCTAGTCTTTTTTGCATCTATTGCAAAAGGTATTATTACTCTTATATTATGTTATTTATTCCATCAAGGATCATTATCTTCAATAACTTCAATTATTTTACCCGAATCTTTCTATAATGCGTTATTATCCCCCCCATTATTCTTCCTTTTTGATAAGATATTTGAACAGGAGTTATCGAGGGAAGGTCGTTAGTATATGCAGTTTGCATCTATAAGAACTAAAATTATTGAAGAGTTCAGAAAAAGGCTTTTGTTTGTTGGAATTATTGTTATTGCCATGTTCTGTATTTTTTTCTTCCAGCTAATTAATTTGCAGATAATACAGGGAAAGGAATATTCTGAAAAGTCGCGCATGAATATGGAAAATAATATTCCTATTCCTGCATCCCGTGGTGAAATATACGATAGAAACTTTGCTCCTGATAAGCAGAATGTGATACTGGCAACAAACAGACCATCGTTTAATGTTATTGTAGTCCCAGCACGTTATAAAGAAAAAAGAACATTATATTATGCAATAAAAAATGTGTGTGCTTTGTTAAAATTACCATATAATGAAATCATATCAGACATACAATCAAATAATCCTTATAACAGATATGTAATACAAGAAGATGTTCCATTTAATATTGTAGTAACTATCGCTACCAATCAGGATAAATTCCCAAATATTATGTGGGAAGATGCACCAGTACGAGTGTACCCTTTTGCCAATATATTTTCACATGTCATAGGATATATTGGGAGTTTAACTAAAGAAGAATACAATAGCTATAAAGATGTGGGATATAAATATTATCAAAAAATAGGAAAAGCTGGTATTGAAAGACAATACGATTCAACCTTACGTGGTGTGGATGGATATGTAAGGCGTATAGTGGACGCAAAAAACAGGACTGAGGGTGAAGAAATTGGACAACACCCAAAACCCGGGTATAATATTGTTCTAACAATAGATTATGATGTCCAGAAAACAGCATATACTGCATTGGGTGACAACAGAGGTTCTGTTATAGTAATGAAACCTGCAACAGGTGAAATTTTAAGCTTGGTGAGTAAACCTGATTATGATCCAAATCAGATTATATCAAAAAACAATACAAAGATAATAACACAATTAAATAATGATAAAAATAAGCCTTTTTTAAACAGGGCTATACAGTCACGCTACCCCCCAGCATCAACTTTTAAACTTGTTACAGCAATTGCTGCACTTGAAGAAGAAAAATGGAATCCTAATATTACACTATATTGCCCTGGGAAATACACATTAAAGGGATATGTGGACAGAGATTTTTATTGTTATCAAGTTCATGGTTCAGTCAATTTATTATGGGCAATAGCAAAATCCTGCAGTGTATATTTTTACCAGTTAGGATTGAAGTTAGGACCAACCACTATCTTCAATTATGCTGGATATCTAGGGCTTGCGGAACCTTCAGGCATTGATATACCAGGCGAAATTACAGGATTTATTCCATCAAAAAAATGGAAGCAAAAAACTTTTGGACAACCATGGTTTGATGGGGATACGGTTAATCTTTCTATAGGCCAAGGTTTTATGCTTGTAACCCCAATTGGCATGATGGATTTTATTTCGGCGATAGTCAATTCTGGTGTTGTTTTCAAACCTCATCTTATAAAAGAAATTCGATCAAATGATAATTCATCAGTTATTTCAGTTGTTATACCCGAAAAACTTCGTGAAATACCATTATCACCAACTACAATAGAAACAATCAAACAAGGAATGAGAATGGCGGTCACCAATGGTACTGCTGCACGCCTGGGATATTTACAAGTGCAAATGTGTGGCAAGACAGGAACTGCACAAACACGTTCAAAAAGGCAGGAGGACGTAAGCCAACATGCCTGGTTTGTTGGCTTTGGTCCATACGATGCAGCCCCTGAAAAGATTGTTGCTATTGTAGTAATGGTTGAATATGGTATTGCAGGCGCCGCAACTGCTGTTCCAATTGCAGAACAGGTTTTCAGCACATTGATAAAAAAGGGATATTTTTAATGTTTAAAACCATAAAATCAGCTTTCCAGGAATACGATGTTAATCTCCTATTTGCTATTATTGCTCTGATTTTAATTGGTCTAATAACTATTTATGCCACTGGTTTTGATCCAATTGAAAAGGTCAATAGCGGATTATATAAAAAGCAATTACTGTGGTTTATCATTGGTATAATATGTATGTTTGCAGTTTCACGAGTACATTATAGATTATTAGGTGATTATTCCCTATATATATATTTACTATTATTATTTTTTCTTTTGCTTACAACAATATTTGGAGCAAAAATACGTAATACCCGCGCATGGATTAGTTTTGGTTTTTTTGCTATACAACCTTCAGAGTTTATGAAGCTTGCCACTATCATTATCCTTTCAAAATATCTTGAATTACGGCAGTTTGATATTAAAAGGCTGCGTGAACTATTTATACCCTTTGTAATTATTGGAATTCCAGTGTTACTCATCTACTTACAACCCGATTTTGGTACAGCTATGATTTATGTGCCAATATTCTTAACCTTATTATTTTTAGGTGGGGCTGATATACCACAACTAATATCGATTGTAGGGATAGCTACTATAGCTTTATTTGTGCCTATGATGTTGACGTATTTTGAATGGAGTGGAATGAGTGTATCAGGTGGTATTTTTTCATTCCTCAGAGGCAATGAACTGTTGTATATAATTTCGGGCGCTTTATTAGTTACAGCAATTATTGCATTTGTTTTATATTTCTTTTTTAATTCTAAAGTATACAGAGCAATATATATTCCTTCATTTATTGTATCCTCAGGTTTATTTTTATCGGTTATTA from Spirochaetota bacterium includes these protein-coding regions:
- a CDS encoding rod shape-determining protein, producing the protein MIFDSVYSLFSNDMGIDLGTANTLVHVKGQGIVLSEPSVVAVQTSTGKVLAVGHEAKRMLGRTPGDIVAIRPMKDGVIADFETVEKMIRYFIQKVHKRTTLVRPRVVIGVPSGITEVEKRAVRESAEQAGAREIYLIEEALAAAIGANIPIHEPAGHMIVDIGGGTTEIAVISLGGMVIADSIRIAGDEFDEAIIKYMRTQYNLVIGERMAEDVKFRLGNAFPEKKIETMELKGRDAISGLPRTLEIDSTEIRKALKEPVDQILDAIKHTLERTPPELAADIVERGIVLSGGGSLLKGLDKYISKETGVPVIRAENPLTCVVMGAGKFLEEIKNLYRSNLK
- a CDS encoding tetratricopeptide repeat protein: MYYRYTSRQRKKITTKWVINAVLIACIIYVVHHYHQYIFFWKYTLNKLQAKIEAASNQPDTTIRQKQLKDLCSAVTKYAESNPMSSDAFYLLGETYYHYAYSLLNKPIYTLYDDTVLQNISADIRQHFLLAIKAINKGIALGGRSSISDNTRVSYAASLYCSGYYPVNEIYTIVQKVSNVQKLSLQNIRMYSLIAIKSGHFEEGIELVKVKGVSDNIEGRMFLAASYLYANQQSNAIIEYRNILQSSRDNTIVKAVHIELGKIFYRKGVYSQSLEHLNAALQIDDHDVQCKLWLGKVYSAVGNISQAKALWSEVLLIDSDNTEAKRLLGIM
- the mreC gene encoding rod shape-determining protein MreC, with translation MEFFIRHKTIVLFVIFTLFCFISLSLQSTGVTNVVEGAGNAVIFPFQKLYHAIQTNLSLLWSGFSQLRNAQEELEKTRLRLQQYESVAEELEEIKRENEQLRNLLGLKQRLKYESVLATIISKDPDNWFRTIIINRGSSDGIEVNMPVVAFFGDEKAIVGKIIEVRRSIARILPIISPDLKIGVIFQESRYPGLLSGYSAIGKLCVIDYVDKTATVKAGDIVITSGQGGIFPQGLLVGVAIKSFPSESGAFQRVLVKPYINFDLIENVVVIKKEPDEEILKLIQEEPQL
- the mreD gene encoding rod shape-determining protein MreD, with translation MIVMYLITGALLLASLIIQGHSSFDVLRIGGVKPDLVFIVVVYFAYSFGSLYGEVTGFIGGLLHDAISNSPLGLLAFPKMALGYIIGFFGRSIFKENLFTVFLLVFFASIAKGIITLILCYLFHQGSLSSITSIILPESFYNALLSPPLFFLFDKIFEQELSREGR
- the eda gene encoding bifunctional 4-hydroxy-2-oxoglutarate aldolase/2-dehydro-3-deoxy-phosphogluconate aldolase, whose amino-acid sequence is MIVIENVDHIGITVSDLDKAIEFYSDLFDFEVVERASNASEAFIKVGDILIKLVEVKNYKAPDNSKSHICFYIDEEDFDDALDELEEKNINIVYGPENIRKGRLVVFTDPDGNKIELRYPRPVRYNYFPAMQLNLTVPIIPIGVFGDSSKIIIVAEMLCRYGFNCIEITLRTPQALECITILRKSFPQLLIGAGSVLTVDDFMASVDAGASFVVSPCVNDSLIELSHKTTNVTYIPGFTTPTEFAHALQIGSTTLKFFPAEYAGGAAYLKAMLEPFVRFSFSIIPTGGILPHAIKDYRAIPQVLACGMSYIVESKLIESNNFDILENRIKETLEKIA
- the rodA gene encoding rod shape-determining protein RodA — encoded protein: MFKTIKSAFQEYDVNLLFAIIALILIGLITIYATGFDPIEKVNSGLYKKQLLWFIIGIICMFAVSRVHYRLLGDYSLYIYLLLLFFLLLTTIFGAKIRNTRAWISFGFFAIQPSEFMKLATIIILSKYLELRQFDIKRLRELFIPFVIIGIPVLLIYLQPDFGTAMIYVPIFLTLLFLGGADIPQLISIVGIATIALFVPMMLTYFEWSGMSVSGGIFSFLRGNELLYIISGALLVTAIIAFVLYFFFNSKVYRAIYIPSFIVSSGLFLSVIIQRFLKEYQKRRILVFLNPDLDPYGSGYNVIQSKIAIGSGGIIGKGFLKGSQSQLGFLPEKSTDFIFSVIAEEWGFIGAVIVLSLYAYIIYKGFTIALKASDKFGMLVAGGITCMIFFHVIINIGMALGIMPVTGLPLTFLSYGGSNLIMSLISIGILLNIDSRTR
- the mrdA gene encoding penicillin-binding protein 2, whose product is MQFASIRTKIIEEFRKRLLFVGIIVIAMFCIFFFQLINLQIIQGKEYSEKSRMNMENNIPIPASRGEIYDRNFAPDKQNVILATNRPSFNVIVVPARYKEKRTLYYAIKNVCALLKLPYNEIISDIQSNNPYNRYVIQEDVPFNIVVTIATNQDKFPNIMWEDAPVRVYPFANIFSHVIGYIGSLTKEEYNSYKDVGYKYYQKIGKAGIERQYDSTLRGVDGYVRRIVDAKNRTEGEEIGQHPKPGYNIVLTIDYDVQKTAYTALGDNRGSVIVMKPATGEILSLVSKPDYDPNQIISKNNTKIITQLNNDKNKPFLNRAIQSRYPPASTFKLVTAIAALEEEKWNPNITLYCPGKYTLKGYVDRDFYCYQVHGSVNLLWAIAKSCSVYFYQLGLKLGPTTIFNYAGYLGLAEPSGIDIPGEITGFIPSKKWKQKTFGQPWFDGDTVNLSIGQGFMLVTPIGMMDFISAIVNSGVVFKPHLIKEIRSNDNSSVISVVIPEKLREIPLSPTTIETIKQGMRMAVTNGTAARLGYLQVQMCGKTGTAQTRSKRQEDVSQHAWFVGFGPYDAAPEKIVAIVVMVEYGIAGAATAVPIAEQVFSTLIKKGYF
- a CDS encoding class I SAM-dependent methyltransferase — protein: MPLYKIIEQAVLKREALFNNAETNAFRLFNSSGDNCEGLIIDYYNGYVLLQLYDSSLYSIYHKISKYCKTILNSLHIPVNGILLKDRSKVNDPQRIAQIRKSILVEGDLPPEKFIVKQNNIAAYVDLINGQNTGVFLDMRVVRSKMAAYYMKGGNLCNLFCYTGLFSVHALKNGVQHAVNVDISQSVLNRAKQNYLLNNIAYDSRDFVKIDCKQYLKKALKHNTPFNFVIFDPPTFSRNKKQNFSVKTHYSDFCALIQTIARSGYVLTTINAVSISVHDYRSLHPKDWKLEFLDHEPDDFPYIKPYLKAGLWKIP